One region of Streptomyces rishiriensis genomic DNA includes:
- the ngcE gene encoding N-acetylglucosamine/diacetylchitobiose ABC transporter substrate-binding protein codes for MGSHSENIGSENIDSDKSGSDENGSVGVGRRDLIRRSAALGLISVPTMAFLSACASSGGGDEDKAKAGKKTAKNPLAVNETAQMEFVLFDGGFGKEYAEDAVKIYEKGFPDAKVKFAATQKIQSTLQPRFNQGTPPDLIDNSGAEQMDMGVLVGKKQLADLTPLLDAVSYDDPNKKVRDTLRPGIVEMGQFDGDPVWIMYYAYTVYGVWYSQKALDSLDATYPQTWDEMLAVCAKAKKKGIAGWTYAGKYPYYLPFSLYPMIGKVGGREVLDAIDNLEPNAWNHPAVKACFEAYYELYKKGYVLRGTPGLDHIQSQTAWAKGKALFIPNGSWVENESANVIPADFDLAVSAPTGIDSSDKMPFGTIWASGGEPFVVPAKAKNAAGGMEQLRIMLGEASSRNFTSKVKSLTAYNGGTDGITLTPGLKSGVAALDKAGENVVNPRLQDWYVQLQKEKIGVSGLGEMMAGRLTPAEAIKKIQGYADEAAKDTAIKHYKHQ; via the coding sequence ATGGGATCCCACTCCGAGAACATCGGCTCCGAGAACATCGACTCCGACAAGAGCGGCTCCGACGAGAACGGCTCGGTAGGTGTCGGCCGCCGAGACCTGATCAGGAGATCCGCGGCGCTCGGCCTGATCTCCGTCCCCACGATGGCTTTCCTGTCCGCCTGTGCCAGCAGCGGCGGCGGCGACGAGGACAAGGCCAAGGCCGGAAAGAAGACGGCGAAGAACCCCCTCGCGGTCAACGAGACCGCCCAGATGGAATTCGTCCTGTTCGACGGCGGTTTCGGCAAGGAGTACGCCGAGGACGCGGTCAAGATCTACGAGAAGGGCTTCCCCGACGCGAAGGTGAAGTTCGCGGCCACCCAGAAGATCCAGTCGACCCTCCAGCCCCGCTTCAACCAGGGCACCCCGCCCGACCTCATCGACAACTCCGGCGCCGAGCAGATGGACATGGGCGTCCTGGTCGGCAAGAAACAGCTGGCCGACCTCACCCCGCTGCTGGACGCCGTGTCCTACGACGACCCGAACAAGAAGGTGCGCGACACCCTGCGGCCCGGCATCGTCGAGATGGGCCAGTTCGACGGCGACCCGGTCTGGATCATGTACTACGCCTACACCGTCTACGGCGTCTGGTACTCGCAGAAGGCCCTGGACTCGCTCGACGCCACATACCCCCAGACGTGGGACGAGATGCTCGCGGTCTGCGCGAAGGCCAAGAAGAAGGGCATCGCGGGCTGGACGTACGCGGGCAAATACCCCTACTACCTCCCCTTCTCGCTGTATCCGATGATCGGCAAGGTGGGCGGTCGGGAGGTCCTCGACGCCATCGACAACCTCGAGCCGAACGCCTGGAATCACCCCGCGGTAAAGGCTTGCTTCGAGGCCTACTACGAGCTCTACAAGAAGGGCTACGTCCTGCGGGGCACCCCGGGCCTGGACCACATCCAGTCGCAGACCGCCTGGGCCAAGGGCAAGGCCCTGTTCATCCCCAACGGCTCCTGGGTGGAGAACGAGTCGGCGAACGTCATCCCCGCCGACTTCGACCTGGCGGTCTCCGCGCCCACCGGCATCGACTCCTCCGACAAGATGCCCTTCGGCACCATCTGGGCCTCCGGCGGCGAACCGTTCGTCGTGCCGGCCAAGGCGAAGAACGCGGCGGGCGGCATGGAACAGCTGCGCATCATGCTCGGCGAGGCGTCCTCCAGGAACTTCACCTCAAAGGTCAAGTCGCTGACCGCGTACAACGGAGGCACCGACGGCATCACCCTCACCCCAGGCCTCAAGTCGGGCGTGGCGGCGCTGGACAAGGCCGGCGAGAACGTGGTGAATCCACGGCTTCAGGACTGGTACGTCCAGCTGCAGAAGGAGAAGATCGGGGTGTCCGGCCTCGGCGAGATGATGGCCGGCCGGCTCACCCCGGCCGAGGCGATCAAGAAGATCCAGGGATACGCCGACGAGGCCGCGAAGGACACGGCGATCAAGCACTACAAGCACCAGTGA
- a CDS encoding GH92 family glycosyl hydrolase: MQRFGRLRAVVVTAALLMTVGAQGTAVALPSPVPLPGRGFASSFETGEHAPDWQSTVDTTPGGGKRASGVDGGYGGGLPGDVTDRVTDLRASTENTAGGEVKENLVDGEAGTKWLAFASTGWVEFDLDEPARVSAYALTSANDFAERDPADWTLSGSADGSAWTPLDARSGESFAERFQTRTYTLEAPASAEYRHFRLEVTRNHGAGILQLADVRFGTGGGDAPVPPDMLTVVDRGPSGSPTAKAGAGFSGRRALRYAGRHTTAGRAYSYNKVFDVNVRVGSRTQLAYRIFPGMAEGDRDYAATHVSVDLAFTDGTYLSGLGASDQYGFPLSPRGQGAAKVLYVNQWNDVVSAIGTVAAGKTVDRILLAYDSPGGPARFRGWVDDIALRTAAPEQPKAHLSDYAVTTRGTNSSGSFSRGNTFPATAVPHGFNFWTPVTNASSLGWLYDYARGNNADNLPTIQAFSASHEPSPWMGDRQTFQMMPSAAAGVPDTGRTARALAFRHGNETARPYYYGVRFENGLTAEMAPTDHAAALRFTYPGSDASVVFDNVTGQAGLTLDKEAGVVTGYSDVKSGLSAGATRLFVYGEFDAPVTDGASSGVKGYLRFDAGADRTVTLRLATSLISVDQARDNLRQEIPAETDFDTVKQRAQRQWDKLLGTVEVEGASQDQLTTLYSSLYRLYLYPNSGFEKVGSTYQYASPFSPMPGPDTPTHTGAKIVDGKVYVNNGFWDTYRTTWPAYALLTPTQAGVLTDGFVQQYKDGGWTSRWSSPGYADLMTGTSSDVAFADAFVKGVDFDAEAAYEAALKNATVVPPASGVGRKGMATSPFLGYTGTTTHEGLSWALEGYLNDYGIARMGQTLYKQTGEKRYREEADYFLNRAQGYVHLFDAKAGFFQGKDEKGDWRVPSQTYDPRVWGYDYTETNGWGYAFTAPQDSRGLANLYGGRDGLAKKLDTYFATPETASPEFVGSYGGVIHEMTEARDVRMGMYGHSNQVAHHAIYMYDAAGQPWKAQAKVREAVARLYTGSSIGQGYHGDEDNGEQSAWYLFSALGFYPLVMGSGEYAVGSPLFTKATVHLENGKDLVVKAPKNSAKNVYVQGLKVNGRAWTSTSLSHALLAKGGVLEFDMGPRPSPWGSGKNAGPVSITQDEKAPTPRTDVLKGPGALFDDTSATQETVSGALTLPVTAGARAVQYTLTSADHTQAPTSWALQGSADGLTWTDLDRRSDEAFPWDRQTRAFTLERPGTYAHYRLVLDGEAGGAGAEGATSTAARGARAGHVSLAEVELLS, from the coding sequence ATGCAGCGGTTCGGACGGTTGCGGGCGGTCGTGGTCACGGCTGCTCTGCTCATGACGGTCGGCGCGCAGGGGACGGCGGTCGCACTGCCGTCGCCGGTGCCGCTACCCGGTCGGGGGTTCGCCTCGTCCTTCGAGACGGGTGAACACGCCCCCGACTGGCAGAGCACGGTCGACACCACGCCCGGCGGCGGCAAGCGGGCCTCGGGCGTGGACGGCGGCTACGGCGGCGGGCTCCCCGGCGATGTGACCGACCGGGTCACCGACCTGCGGGCGAGCACGGAGAACACGGCCGGCGGCGAGGTGAAGGAGAACCTCGTCGACGGCGAGGCAGGCACCAAGTGGCTGGCGTTCGCATCCACCGGATGGGTCGAGTTCGACCTCGACGAGCCCGCCCGGGTAAGCGCTTACGCACTCACCTCCGCCAATGACTTCGCGGAGCGCGACCCCGCCGACTGGACCCTCTCCGGTTCGGCCGACGGCAGCGCCTGGACCCCCCTCGACGCCCGCTCCGGGGAGTCCTTCGCCGAGCGGTTCCAGACCCGCACGTACACCCTCGAGGCCCCGGCCTCGGCCGAGTACCGGCACTTCCGGCTGGAGGTCACCCGCAACCACGGCGCGGGGATCCTCCAGCTCGCCGATGTGCGGTTCGGCACGGGCGGCGGCGACGCACCCGTCCCGCCGGACATGCTCACCGTCGTCGACCGGGGTCCGAGCGGCTCACCGACCGCGAAGGCGGGCGCCGGCTTCAGCGGGCGGCGCGCGTTGCGTTACGCGGGTCGGCACACCACAGCCGGCCGGGCGTACTCGTACAACAAGGTTTTCGACGTGAACGTCCGGGTCGGTTCGCGCACGCAGTTGGCCTACCGGATCTTCCCCGGGATGGCGGAGGGCGACCGTGACTACGCCGCGACACACGTTTCCGTGGACCTGGCCTTCACGGACGGCACCTATCTGAGCGGGCTCGGAGCCAGCGACCAGTACGGCTTCCCGCTGTCGCCCCGCGGCCAGGGCGCCGCGAAGGTGCTGTACGTCAACCAGTGGAACGACGTGGTGTCCGCGATCGGGACGGTGGCGGCCGGGAAAACGGTCGACCGGATCCTCCTCGCCTACGACTCCCCCGGCGGCCCCGCCCGGTTCAGGGGCTGGGTGGACGACATCGCGCTGCGCACCGCTGCCCCCGAGCAGCCGAAGGCCCATCTGTCGGACTACGCGGTGACCACCCGCGGCACCAACTCCAGCGGGAGCTTCTCGCGCGGAAACACATTTCCCGCCACGGCCGTGCCGCACGGGTTCAACTTCTGGACGCCGGTGACCAACGCGTCCTCGCTCGGCTGGCTGTACGACTACGCACGGGGCAACAACGCGGACAACCTGCCCACGATCCAGGCGTTCAGCGCGAGTCACGAGCCGAGTCCGTGGATGGGCGACCGGCAGACCTTCCAGATGATGCCGTCGGCCGCGGCCGGCGTCCCGGACACCGGCCGGACGGCGCGGGCTCTGGCCTTCCGGCATGGGAACGAGACCGCCCGCCCGTACTACTACGGAGTCCGTTTCGAGAACGGTCTCACGGCGGAAATGGCACCGACCGACCATGCGGCCGCCCTGCGCTTCACCTACCCGGGTTCGGACGCGAGCGTGGTCTTCGACAACGTCACCGGCCAGGCGGGATTGACCCTGGACAAGGAAGCCGGTGTCGTCACCGGTTACTCGGACGTGAAGTCGGGACTGTCGGCGGGAGCGACCCGGCTCTTCGTGTACGGCGAGTTCGACGCCCCGGTGACGGATGGGGCGTCGAGCGGCGTAAAGGGTTACCTGCGTTTCGACGCGGGCGCCGACCGCACGGTCACCCTGCGCCTGGCGACCTCTTTGATCAGTGTCGACCAGGCCCGCGACAACCTCCGCCAGGAAATTCCGGCGGAAACCGACTTCGACACGGTCAAGCAGCGTGCCCAGCGGCAGTGGGACAAGCTGCTCGGCACGGTGGAGGTCGAGGGTGCGAGCCAGGACCAGCTCACGACGCTGTACTCCAGCCTGTACCGGCTCTACCTGTATCCCAACTCCGGTTTCGAGAAGGTCGGCTCGACGTACCAGTACGCATCGCCGTTCTCGCCGATGCCGGGCCCGGACACCCCGACCCACACCGGCGCGAAGATCGTGGACGGCAAGGTGTACGTCAACAACGGTTTCTGGGACACCTACCGAACGACCTGGCCGGCCTATGCCCTGCTGACGCCGACACAGGCGGGCGTCCTCACCGACGGCTTCGTCCAGCAGTACAAGGACGGCGGCTGGACCTCGCGCTGGTCCTCGCCGGGGTACGCCGACCTCATGACCGGTACCTCCTCCGACGTCGCCTTCGCGGACGCGTTCGTCAAGGGAGTGGACTTCGACGCCGAGGCGGCGTACGAGGCGGCCCTCAAGAACGCGACCGTCGTGCCCCCGGCGTCCGGGGTGGGCCGCAAGGGCATGGCCACCTCGCCCTTCCTCGGGTACACCGGCACGACCACGCACGAGGGCCTGTCGTGGGCCCTGGAGGGCTACCTCAACGACTACGGCATCGCCCGCATGGGCCAGACCCTGTACAAGCAGACGGGCGAGAAGCGCTACCGGGAGGAAGCCGACTACTTCCTCAACCGCGCGCAGGGTTATGTGCACCTCTTCGACGCGAAGGCCGGGTTCTTCCAGGGCAAGGACGAGAAGGGCGACTGGCGCGTGCCGTCGCAGACCTACGACCCGCGAGTGTGGGGATACGACTACACCGAGACCAACGGCTGGGGCTACGCCTTCACCGCCCCGCAGGACAGCCGGGGCCTGGCCAACCTGTACGGCGGCCGCGACGGTCTGGCGAAGAAGCTCGACACCTACTTCGCCACCCCGGAAACCGCTTCCCCGGAGTTTGTGGGATCGTACGGCGGCGTCATCCATGAGATGACGGAGGCGCGGGACGTGCGGATGGGCATGTACGGGCACTCCAACCAGGTCGCCCACCACGCGATCTACATGTACGACGCGGCCGGGCAGCCCTGGAAGGCGCAGGCGAAGGTCCGTGAAGCCGTCGCACGGCTCTACACCGGCAGCTCGATCGGTCAGGGCTACCACGGCGACGAGGACAACGGCGAGCAGTCGGCCTGGTACCTCTTCTCCGCGCTCGGCTTCTACCCGCTGGTGATGGGCAGCGGCGAATACGCCGTCGGCTCCCCGCTGTTCACCAAGGCCACCGTGCACCTGGAGAACGGCAAGGACCTGGTGGTCAAGGCGCCGAAGAACAGCGCCAAGAACGTCTACGTCCAGGGCCTCAAGGTCAACGGCCGTGCCTGGACCTCGACCTCGCTGTCCCACGCGCTGCTCGCCAAGGGCGGGGTCCTGGAGTTCGACATGGGGCCGCGTCCCTCGCCATGGGGGTCGGGGAAGAACGCTGGTCCGGTTTCGATCACTCAGGACGAGAAGGCGCCGACGCCGCGCACGGACGTGCTGAAGGGACCGGGCGCGCTGTTCGACGACACGTCGGCGACGCAGGAAACGGTGTCGGGCGCGCTGACCCTGCCGGTCACCGCCGGCGCCAGAGCGGTGCAGTACACCCTCACGTCGGCCGATCACACGCAGGCACCGACGAGTTGGGCGCTCCAGGGTTCCGCGGACGGCCTGACGTGGACCGACCTCGACCGCCGCTCCGACGAGGCCTTCCCGTGGGACCGGCAGACACGTGCCTTCACGCTCGAACGGCCGGGCACGTACGCGCACTACCGGCTCGTTCTCGACGGCGAGGCGGGAGGGGCGGGCGCCGAGGGCGCGACGAGCACAGCGGCTCGCGGCGCGCGGGCGGGTCACGTCAGCCTCGCCGAAGTGGAGTTGTTGTCCTGA